From the genome of Pelobacter propionicus DSM 2379, one region includes:
- a CDS encoding lipid II:glycine glycyltransferase FemX — MRIVRTLDEHAWRKFVADQQLGNVFHTPEMFRMFGRVPGFVPSLWAAVSDDGRILALLLPVRITLLGSVLRRLSTRSVVFGGILADDSPEGRKALDLLLSSYVREPDGAPLFTELRNLSNTDSFRGILQDNGFMHEEHLNFLINLECSPDALLQSIGPRTRKVIRRGLRAARVVVKEATNLRDVAACYDILTRTYEAAHVPLAPFPLFQAAHDLLLPSGMVRFSLARIDGRAVATSVDLLYKKTVYGWYGGVVRSYNEHAPNELLTWDVLQWGAMNGYGVYDFGGAGKPDETYGVRDFKAKFGGKLVNFGRSTCVHAPGLLRLSRLGYQLMRKYLSRADLTGIRHSPATYSPSPLADNSP, encoded by the coding sequence ATGAGAATCGTACGCACGCTGGACGAACATGCCTGGAGAAAGTTTGTTGCAGACCAGCAACTGGGCAACGTCTTCCACACGCCTGAAATGTTTCGCATGTTCGGGCGGGTGCCAGGATTTGTGCCCTCCCTGTGGGCCGCGGTGTCCGACGACGGAAGAATCCTGGCGTTGCTGCTCCCGGTACGGATCACCCTGCTGGGAAGCGTGCTCCGCCGGTTATCCACCCGTTCCGTGGTCTTCGGCGGCATCCTGGCTGACGACAGCCCGGAGGGGAGAAAGGCACTCGACCTGTTGCTGAGCAGCTATGTCAGGGAACCTGACGGCGCACCGCTATTCACCGAACTGCGCAACCTGTCAAATACGGACTCATTCCGTGGGATCTTGCAGGATAACGGGTTCATGCACGAGGAACACCTCAATTTCCTGATCAATCTGGAGTGCTCTCCCGATGCACTGCTGCAGAGCATCGGCCCCAGGACGCGCAAGGTTATCCGGCGGGGGCTTCGGGCAGCCCGTGTCGTTGTGAAAGAGGCAACCAATCTGCGTGATGTGGCGGCATGTTACGACATCCTCACCAGGACATACGAGGCAGCCCACGTACCCCTGGCCCCTTTCCCGCTCTTTCAGGCCGCCCATGATCTGCTTCTGCCCAGCGGCATGGTAAGGTTCAGCCTGGCTCGTATCGACGGCAGAGCAGTGGCAACCTCGGTGGACCTGCTGTACAAGAAAACCGTCTACGGCTGGTACGGCGGCGTTGTCCGATCGTACAACGAGCACGCTCCCAATGAGCTTTTGACCTGGGATGTCCTGCAATGGGGCGCCATGAATGGTTACGGCGTCTATGATTTTGGCGGTGCGGGGAAGCCGGACGAAACGTATGGCGTGCGTGATTTCAAGGCAAAATTCGGCGGCAAACTGGTCAATTTCGGGAGAAGCACCTGTGTTCATGCTCCGGGACTGTTGAGATTGAGCAGATTGGGCTACCAGCTCATGCGAAAATATCTGTCACGAGCCGACCTCACAGGAATCCGCCACAGTCCGGCAACCTACTCCCCCTCCCCTCTGGCTGACAATTCCCCCTGA
- a CDS encoding AAA family ATPase, whose amino-acid sequence MENMTQQQLIRLISTGTVFLYVITANEQRSERLLAQTAARLRGMGAPFVWTCTSGLTREGVVVPDTVDALKALDFAMSQPGPCMLILKDMHWFWRDNPLLIRRLKDLAQASSGKGKVTVILGEDEWVPPRLREDIIILTQKLPDVEEIRIFLKQLQDHDPSLSRACQEDPTLFERLVVASRGLDLVDLERAIRLLRLADKSGGNDPVMALLDNKRRIIQQSGIMELVIDVDGCNNLGGMENLKEWLQRRTSAFGLEGIRSGVGLPRGVLVMGIAGCGKSLFVKAIAAEWRLPLIRLDMATVYGGLFGTPEASLRMAFTIAEAVAPCVLWIDEIESGITTQGFKSEGGSASRVLGSFLTWMQEKKAPVFVAATANAIELLPAEVLRKGRFDEIFYVGLPESEAREQIFRIHLANRQVDMSSFDIPLLAGSTRGFSGAEIEQAVNSAAFEALATTCPMTQQDLMVMISRTVPLSITMAEQIKKIEAWAFKRAVPASGKFK is encoded by the coding sequence ATGGAAAATATGACACAACAGCAGCTTATTCGTCTGATCAGCACCGGCACTGTTTTCCTGTATGTGATAACCGCCAACGAGCAGCGCAGCGAACGGCTGCTGGCCCAGACCGCCGCCCGGTTGCGGGGGATGGGAGCCCCCTTCGTCTGGACCTGCACAAGCGGCCTGACCCGGGAGGGCGTTGTCGTCCCCGATACGGTTGATGCGCTGAAAGCACTGGATTTCGCCATGTCCCAGCCAGGGCCATGCATGCTGATCCTGAAGGATATGCATTGGTTCTGGCGGGATAATCCGCTTCTGATCAGAAGACTCAAGGACCTTGCCCAGGCATCAAGCGGCAAGGGCAAGGTGACGGTCATTCTGGGGGAGGACGAGTGGGTTCCCCCACGGCTGCGGGAGGATATCATCATCCTGACCCAGAAGCTCCCTGATGTGGAAGAGATCCGCATTTTTCTGAAGCAGCTGCAGGATCATGACCCCTCCCTGTCCAGGGCCTGTCAGGAGGACCCGACACTGTTCGAAAGGCTGGTTGTGGCCAGCCGCGGTCTGGATCTGGTGGATCTGGAAAGGGCGATCAGGCTTCTGCGCCTGGCTGATAAGAGCGGCGGCAATGACCCGGTCATGGCGCTTCTGGACAACAAGCGGCGGATCATTCAGCAGAGCGGCATTATGGAGTTGGTCATCGATGTTGACGGCTGCAACAACCTGGGCGGCATGGAAAACCTCAAGGAGTGGCTGCAACGGCGCACAAGCGCCTTTGGCCTGGAGGGGATCAGGTCAGGTGTCGGTCTTCCCCGGGGGGTGCTGGTCATGGGCATCGCCGGCTGTGGCAAGTCGCTGTTCGTCAAGGCCATCGCCGCCGAGTGGCGGCTCCCCCTGATCCGTCTGGACATGGCCACGGTCTACGGTGGCCTGTTCGGCACACCGGAGGCAAGTCTGCGCATGGCCTTCACCATTGCCGAAGCTGTGGCGCCCTGCGTGCTCTGGATCGACGAGATCGAGTCCGGCATAACCACCCAGGGCTTCAAGTCCGAAGGGGGATCGGCATCCCGGGTGCTCGGCTCGTTTCTGACCTGGATGCAGGAGAAGAAGGCGCCGGTGTTCGTGGCGGCAACAGCCAACGCCATCGAACTGCTCCCGGCCGAGGTGCTGCGCAAGGGGCGTTTCGACGAGATCTTCTATGTCGGGCTGCCGGAGAGCGAGGCCCGGGAACAGATCTTCCGCATCCACCTGGCCAACAGGCAGGTGGATATGAGCTCCTTCGATATCCCGCTCTTGGCAGGCTCCACCAGGGGGTTTTCCGGAGCGGAGATCGAGCAGGCGGTCAACTCGGCTGCCTTCGAGGCGCTGGCCACCACGTGCCCCATGACCCAGCAGGACCTGATGGTGATGATCAGCCGCACCGTGCCCCTCTCCATCACCATGGCCGAACAGATTAAGAAGATCGAAGCCTGGGCCTTCAAACGGGCAGTGCCCGCCTCGGGGAAATTCAAGTGA